The Alphaproteobacteria bacterium GM7ARS4 genome includes a region encoding these proteins:
- a CDS encoding polyprenyl synthetase family protein yields the protein MAVIFPLDKHTTNKDGALAALLAEDARVIETLMTERHHYGVMSSPLSNGTRPDITEEIITHLIASGGKRLRALLTLASAYLCHYRGDVHYALATCIELIHNATLLHDDVVDSSAMRRGKKTAHLIWGNKASILVGDFMLARAFQLMLRSDDSAIHHLMCETASCIAEGEVMQLAHIGAIESTEHHYVEIITAKTARLFATACRIGAMLAKKSPSAQQALESFGLNLGIAFQITDDILDYQQGRMTLHKKSGNDFFEGKITLPVILAFLRSDPIERQFWQRCLQERKAQQEDFPHAIHLIKKYHIDRDCLSRAQHYATIAKESLSLFEKSPWRNALVQSVDDCLLRAENA from the coding sequence ATGGCAGTCATTTTTCCCCTTGACAAGCATACGACAAACAAGGATGGCGCTCTTGCGGCGTTGTTGGCGGAGGACGCCCGTGTCATCGAGACGCTCATGACAGAGCGTCATCACTATGGCGTGATGTCATCACCCCTCTCCAATGGCACACGTCCCGACATCACGGAAGAGATTATCACCCATCTCATCGCCAGCGGCGGTAAAAGGCTACGCGCCTTGCTGACTCTCGCCAGCGCCTATCTCTGTCACTATCGAGGGGATGTCCATTATGCTCTTGCCACATGTATCGAACTCATTCACAACGCCACCCTCCTCCATGATGACGTGGTCGATTCCAGTGCCATGCGCCGAGGGAAAAAAACAGCGCATCTCATATGGGGCAATAAAGCCAGTATCCTCGTGGGTGATTTCATGCTGGCCCGCGCCTTCCAACTCATGCTACGGAGCGACGATAGCGCCATACACCATCTCATGTGTGAGACAGCCTCATGCATTGCCGAAGGCGAAGTCATGCAACTCGCCCATATCGGCGCCATTGAAAGCACAGAACATCATTATGTGGAAATTATCACCGCAAAAACGGCGCGCCTGTTCGCCACCGCCTGTCGTATAGGCGCTATGCTCGCCAAAAAGAGCCCATCCGCCCAACAAGCCCTCGAGAGTTTTGGCCTCAATCTCGGTATTGCCTTCCAAATCACCGATGACATCCTCGATTATCAACAAGGACGCATGACACTCCATAAAAAAAGCGGTAATGACTTCTTCGAAGGGAAAATTACCCTGCCCGTTATCCTCGCCTTCCTACGTTCTGACCCCATCGAACGCCAATTCTGGCAACGATGTCTGCAAGAGCGAAAAGCGCAACAAGAGGATTTCCCCCACGCCATCCATCTCATCAAAAAATATCATATCGACCGAGACTGCCTCTCACGCGCTCAACATTACGCCACCATCGCCAAAGAATCCCTCAGCCTCTTCGAAAAAAGCCCATGGCGCAACGCCCTTGTCCAATCTGTCGATGACTGCCTCTTACGGGCCGAAAACGCCTAA
- a CDS encoding methylmalonyl Co-A mutase-associated GTPase MeaB — protein MNVPPRVSLEDIRFDVKGGGKALLASVLNQFEGHWLRASSRRHHLGLLLDEAHLMSYEESGYVLGVTGAPGVGKSTLIGQMLVRWARQQRSMAVVAIDPSSPVSGGSLLGDRVRFRHHLDHRGMATPLFIRSCAARDQLGGIAHSTFFMTLLLRSLFDIVIVETVGVGQSETDIRHCTDLVMLCLQPQAGDSLQFLKAGIMEIPDIILMTKSDLDKGQKSYGDMVSALSLQGGANDIRLCSVSTHAHDKDRHVDGLLAQIEDAIRVKQQDGAVPLRARRARQIRHWLERLIRERCGVAFLEHSKAHQLITSEDIENRPFHTLTTLLTQEEQRFHKPSSL, from the coding sequence ATGAATGTTCCGCCCCGAGTCTCTTTAGAGGACATACGCTTTGATGTGAAGGGGGGAGGAAAAGCTCTCCTTGCCTCTGTCCTTAATCAATTTGAAGGCCATTGGTTACGTGCCTCTTCGCGCCGCCATCATCTCGGGCTTTTGCTCGATGAGGCGCATCTTATGTCCTATGAGGAGAGTGGCTATGTTCTTGGGGTGACGGGCGCGCCCGGCGTGGGCAAATCGACTTTGATAGGGCAGATGCTCGTGCGGTGGGCGCGACAACAACGCTCTATGGCGGTGGTGGCTATTGACCCGTCTTCCCCTGTGAGTGGTGGCTCTCTTCTTGGTGACAGGGTGCGTTTTCGCCATCATCTAGACCATAGAGGCATGGCGACGCCCCTCTTTATTCGCTCTTGTGCCGCGCGAGACCAGTTGGGTGGTATTGCGCACTCTACGTTCTTCATGACGCTTCTGCTACGTAGCCTCTTCGATATCGTCATTGTTGAAACGGTGGGGGTGGGACAATCAGAGACAGACATACGCCATTGCACTGACCTCGTGATGCTCTGCCTTCAGCCACAGGCTGGCGATAGTCTCCAATTCCTCAAGGCGGGGATTATGGAAATTCCCGACATTATCCTCATGACAAAGAGCGACTTAGACAAGGGACAAAAGAGTTATGGTGATATGGTGTCGGCTCTTTCTTTGCAGGGGGGCGCGAACGACATACGTCTGTGTTCTGTCTCGACACACGCCCATGATAAGGATAGGCACGTCGATGGGCTGTTGGCACAGATAGAGGACGCCATCCGTGTCAAACAGCAAGATGGCGCTGTTCCCTTGCGTGCCAGACGCGCGCGTCAGATACGCCATTGGCTTGAGCGTCTTATCCGAGAACGTTGCGGTGTGGCGTTTCTCGAACATAGCAAAGCCCACCAATTGATAACGTCAGAGGATATAGAGAACCGTCCCTTTCACACATTGACGACCCTTCTCACCCAAGAGGAGCAACGTTTTCACAAGCCGTCTTCCTTGTAA
- a CDS encoding CoA ester lyase, which produces MSFTVIEQAEPRLNRSELAVPGSSPNFFEKAAASDVDVIFLDLEDAVAPDEKEQARKNIIQALNDIDWKGKTMSVRINGLDTHYMYRDVVDVLEQAGNHLDLIMIPKAGCAQDIYAIDMLVSQIEVASKLKKRIGFEMIIETALGMQNVFDIAQASTRNESLHFGVADYAASTKAKTTVIGGPNPNYHVLTDPDDKGKRDVHWGDMWHYAIAKMVVAARANGLRPIDGPFGDFNDSDGYQAQAHRAATLGCEGKWAIHPSQITLANDVFTPTKEETTKAQRILDAMAQAQKEGRGAVTLDGRLIDIASIRQADVMVKKAQAIAAKR; this is translated from the coding sequence ATGAGTTTTACCGTCATAGAACAAGCCGAACCCCGATTAAATCGCTCTGAACTTGCTGTCCCCGGCTCGTCACCCAATTTTTTCGAAAAGGCAGCGGCCAGTGATGTCGATGTCATTTTCCTCGACCTAGAGGATGCTGTGGCGCCAGACGAAAAGGAACAAGCGCGCAAAAATATCATCCAAGCCCTCAACGATATTGATTGGAAAGGGAAAACCATGTCGGTGCGTATCAACGGCTTGGATACCCATTACATGTATCGGGATGTGGTGGATGTGCTAGAACAAGCAGGCAACCATCTCGACCTCATCATGATTCCTAAGGCGGGCTGTGCTCAAGATATTTACGCCATCGACATGCTCGTGTCACAAATCGAAGTGGCATCAAAGCTCAAAAAACGTATCGGCTTCGAAATGATTATCGAGACGGCTCTTGGCATGCAAAATGTCTTCGACATCGCTCAAGCAAGCACGCGCAATGAATCCCTTCATTTTGGCGTTGCCGATTATGCAGCCTCAACAAAGGCTAAGACAACCGTCATTGGCGGGCCTAACCCCAACTATCACGTCTTGACAGATCCTGACGATAAGGGAAAGCGGGACGTGCATTGGGGCGACATGTGGCATTATGCCATTGCCAAGATGGTCGTGGCAGCGCGCGCCAATGGCTTGCGCCCCATCGACGGCCCTTTTGGCGACTTTAACGATTCTGACGGCTATCAAGCCCAAGCACACAGAGCAGCAACATTAGGGTGCGAAGGGAAATGGGCTATCCATCCCTCACAAATCACCCTCGCCAATGATGTGTTTACGCCAACGAAGGAAGAAACGACAAAAGCCCAACGTATCCTCGACGCTATGGCACAAGCACAAAAAGAAGGGCGAGGCGCCGTGACCCTCGATGGACGCCTTATCGATATTGCCTCTATTCGCCAAGCGGACGTCATGGTGAAAAAAGCACAAGCCATCGCCGCGAAACGCTAG
- a CDS encoding tyrosine-type recombinase/integrase: MTASYGPKTPKRPTPPALTLFLEATAYGKGASPHTLDAYKRDIQDFYHFLHNTPHMPSSPEQCQPHHIHAYQENLRTQQRHPHTIKRRLSALRQFYTFLTTEQPENLSHESPSHDDRLKHPSSQNPPIKNPPLKNPMREVSSPRSHRLLPDILSPEEVVRLLESIETMGLPYGHAARLSCLVEILYSCGVRIHELVSLQRTHVRLDDKDITDDGAHLHIIGKGEKPRLVPLNHHAEKSLRLWGDILDTLAVTDVFYARTPYLFPSKRSKQGYMTRHRVSQLLKELATHAHIPTERVSPHQLRHAFASHMLQGGADLHSLQRMLGHKDLSTTQIYTHIQDAQLVKALTRYHPLSSLSQGTAPPHKTS; the protein is encoded by the coding sequence ATGACTGCCTCTTACGGGCCGAAAACGCCTAAACGCCCGACACCACCCGCCCTCACACTCTTCCTCGAAGCAACCGCCTATGGAAAAGGCGCAAGCCCGCACACCCTCGACGCCTACAAACGCGATATACAAGATTTCTATCACTTCCTCCACAACACACCCCATATGCCATCATCGCCAGAACAATGCCAGCCACACCATATCCACGCCTACCAAGAAAATCTCCGCACACAACAACGACACCCCCATACCATCAAAAGACGCCTCTCCGCCTTACGCCAATTTTATACCTTCCTCACCACTGAACAACCAGAGAACCTCTCTCATGAGAGCCCTTCTCATGACGACAGGCTAAAACATCCCTCTTCACAAAATCCCCCCATCAAAAATCCCCCTCTCAAAAATCCCATGCGTGAGGTGTCATCGCCTCGTTCGCACCGTCTCTTGCCAGATATTCTCTCACCAGAGGAGGTCGTGCGTCTGTTGGAGTCTATCGAGACAATGGGATTGCCCTATGGGCATGCGGCGCGTCTCTCATGCCTTGTCGAGATATTATATTCCTGTGGCGTGCGTATTCACGAACTCGTCAGTTTGCAGCGCACCCATGTGCGCCTCGATGATAAAGACATCACAGACGATGGCGCTCACCTCCATATCATAGGAAAAGGCGAAAAGCCACGCCTCGTCCCGCTCAATCACCATGCAGAAAAATCCCTCCGCCTATGGGGCGACATATTAGATACCCTTGCCGTGACAGATGTCTTTTATGCGCGCACGCCCTACCTGTTCCCCTCAAAAAGAAGCAAACAAGGCTATATGACGCGCCACCGCGTGAGTCAACTCCTCAAAGAACTCGCAACGCACGCCCATATCCCCACCGAACGAGTCTCCCCGCATCAACTACGCCATGCGTTCGCCAGCCACATGTTACAGGGAGGCGCCGACCTCCATAGTCTACAACGCATGCTCGGCCATAAGGATCTCAGCACGACACAAATCTATACCCACATACAAGACGCCCAATTGGTGAAAGCATTGACGCGCTACCATCCCCTCTCGTCCCTTTCTCAAGGAACAGCGCCGCCGCACAAGACGTCATGA
- a CDS encoding methyltransferase, whose amino-acid sequence MRDDMGDGMRGDICDGRGRDGRGESLLGGRLSFRQPPRGQGYRAPFDGVFLAACVPLASWLRGRRGQRGMSRRVSSMRPLRCLDMGMGTGMVSLCLLSRAQRARMALHVTGIETQHALLPYARRNLADNGFSTHAQVLWGDMRVAKPLMARKRFDIVMVNPPWRDGGRDGGREGGRQGGHKRACQHAPRHPQRACAFMLGDSTLGEWVSSAVRYAKPDGMLCLIVHADHTEHVTCVLRRLGWHVAVRWFLYGRSHAHPIRTIFYAHKAGDRRGGYGARSNASSIHHVTLHEFDGRFNPVIEGVLRHGSALAGG is encoded by the coding sequence ATGCGGGATGATATGGGTGATGGCATGAGGGGTGACATATGTGATGGAAGGGGGCGTGATGGAAGGGGCGAGTCCTTACTGGGGGGGCGTCTGTCTTTTCGTCAACCGCCACGGGGACAAGGATATCGTGCGCCCTTTGATGGGGTGTTTTTAGCGGCATGCGTGCCTTTGGCGTCATGGCTGCGGGGGCGACGGGGGCAACGGGGCATGTCGAGGCGGGTGTCGTCTATGCGTCCTCTCCGTTGCCTTGACATGGGGATGGGAACAGGCATGGTGAGCTTATGTTTGCTGTCGAGGGCGCAACGGGCGCGCATGGCACTCCATGTGACAGGCATCGAGACACAACATGCGCTGTTACCCTATGCGCGGCGTAATCTGGCGGATAACGGATTTTCCACCCATGCGCAGGTCTTATGGGGTGATATGCGTGTGGCAAAGCCTCTTATGGCGCGCAAGCGTTTCGATATTGTCATGGTTAATCCGCCATGGCGTGACGGGGGGCGTGACGGGGGGCGTGAGGGGGGGCGCCAGGGAGGGCATAAGAGGGCGTGTCAGCATGCGCCGCGTCACCCGCAACGGGCGTGCGCTTTTATGCTTGGAGACAGCACCTTAGGGGAATGGGTGTCGTCCGCTGTGCGCTATGCCAAGCCAGACGGCATGCTGTGCTTGATTGTCCATGCCGACCATACAGAGCATGTGACGTGTGTTCTCAGGCGCTTGGGATGGCATGTGGCGGTGCGATGGTTTCTCTATGGGCGTTCCCATGCGCACCCCATACGCACTATTTTTTATGCTCATAAAGCTGGCGACAGGAGAGGCGGTTATGGCGCGCGTTCTAACGCCTCGTCCATCCACCATGTGACGCTCCATGAGTTTGATGGGCGTTTCAATCCCGTTATCGAGGGTGTGCTACGCCATGGTTCAGCCTTGGCAGGCGGCTAA
- a CDS encoding acetyl-CoA carboxylase carboxyltransferase subunit alpha, whose translation MRHFLDFEKPLYALEAKIEELRNLDEESHGVNLAEDILKLKEKAHAFLEETYRQLTPWQKVLVARHPQRPHLSDYIDALFSDFVALKGDRYFAEDPAILCGVARFHDKPVCVMGHRKGKDTQTRLHHNFGMAHPEGYRKAVRIMHLADRFHLPIISFIDTPGAYPGVEAEMRGQAEAIAQAINACLHVKTPFISIITGEGGSGGAIALATANAIFMLEHAVYSVITPEACSSILWRNKDHSQTAAQAMKMTAQDLKQLGLIDDIIPEPLGGAHRNYPETIAMIEQTLERSMRQLSSLDRETLHRQKRDKFLAQTRQFVTP comes from the coding sequence ATGCGTCACTTTCTCGATTTCGAAAAGCCCCTCTATGCCCTCGAAGCGAAAATAGAAGAGTTACGCAATCTCGATGAAGAGTCCCATGGCGTCAATCTCGCTGAGGACATCCTCAAACTCAAGGAAAAAGCCCATGCCTTCCTCGAAGAGACCTATCGTCAGCTGACACCATGGCAAAAAGTCTTGGTGGCGCGCCATCCCCAACGCCCTCACCTGTCTGATTATATCGACGCCCTCTTCTCTGATTTTGTCGCCCTCAAGGGCGACAGATACTTTGCAGAAGACCCCGCTATCCTCTGTGGCGTCGCCCGTTTCCACGATAAGCCTGTGTGCGTCATGGGACACCGCAAGGGAAAGGACACGCAGACACGCTTGCATCATAATTTTGGCATGGCACATCCTGAAGGCTATCGCAAGGCTGTGCGTATCATGCATCTTGCCGACCGCTTTCACCTTCCTATCATCTCCTTTATCGATACGCCCGGCGCCTACCCCGGCGTCGAAGCAGAAATGCGAGGACAAGCCGAAGCCATCGCCCAAGCCATCAACGCATGCCTCCATGTGAAGACGCCCTTTATCAGCATTATCACCGGCGAAGGAGGCTCTGGCGGCGCTATCGCCCTCGCCACCGCTAACGCCATCTTCATGCTCGAACATGCCGTCTATTCCGTCATCACACCCGAAGCATGCTCGTCCATCCTCTGGCGCAATAAAGACCATAGCCAAACCGCCGCTCAAGCCATGAAAATGACAGCACAGGACTTGAAACAGCTGGGACTCATCGATGATATTATCCCCGAACCATTAGGAGGCGCCCATCGCAACTATCCTGAAACCATCGCCATGATAGAACAGACATTAGAACGTTCCATGAGACAACTCTCAAGCCTCGATAGAGAGACGCTCCATCGACAAAAAAGAGACAAATTCCTCGCCCAAACCCGCCAATTTGTGACGCCATAA
- a CDS encoding glycine--tRNA ligase subunit alpha has product MLSLQQILMRLQAYWDEQGCVVLQPYDMPMGAGTFHPATALWSLGKTPRRVCYVQPCRRPSDGRYGDNPHRLQHYYQFQVLLKPSPSALLPLYLGSLKALGLEEDAHDIRLMEDDWQSPSLAAWGLGWEVWCDGMEITQLTYFQQMGGVDCAPVSLEITYGVERLALYLQQCDNVYDILWDSRGTRYGDIFLSSEREHCLYNFEEAPVQMIRQGFRDAEKNCLALLKRQEGALIYPAWEWCLQASHHFNVIEARGVLGVHERQAHIARVRHLARSCVSHWMNREEQDMKGMKDMKNMNAMGEGVATDG; this is encoded by the coding sequence ATGCTTTCTCTTCAGCAGATTCTCATGAGGTTGCAGGCGTATTGGGATGAGCAAGGATGTGTCGTCTTACAGCCTTATGATATGCCGATGGGGGCGGGCACATTTCATCCAGCGACGGCGTTATGGTCGTTAGGGAAGACGCCAAGGCGTGTCTGTTATGTTCAGCCTTGTCGGCGTCCCAGTGATGGGCGTTATGGCGATAATCCCCATCGTCTACAGCACTATTATCAATTTCAAGTGTTATTGAAACCGTCGCCATCGGCTCTTCTTCCCCTCTATTTAGGGAGTCTCAAGGCATTGGGGCTAGAGGAGGATGCCCATGACATCCGTCTTATGGAGGATGATTGGCAGAGTCCCAGCCTTGCCGCATGGGGTTTGGGGTGGGAAGTATGGTGTGACGGCATGGAGATCACGCAACTCACCTATTTTCAGCAGATGGGCGGAGTCGATTGCGCGCCTGTGTCTTTAGAGATAACCTATGGCGTCGAGCGTCTTGCTCTCTATTTACAGCAATGCGACAATGTCTATGACATCCTATGGGACTCACGGGGGACGCGCTATGGCGACATCTTTTTATCTTCAGAGAGGGAGCATTGCCTCTATAATTTCGAGGAAGCCCCTGTCCAGATGATACGTCAGGGTTTTAGGGACGCAGAGAAGAATTGCTTAGCCTTATTGAAGCGCCAAGAGGGCGCATTAATCTATCCAGCGTGGGAATGGTGCTTACAGGCAAGCCATCACTTTAATGTCATCGAGGCGCGTGGCGTGTTAGGCGTCCATGAGCGCCAAGCTCATATCGCCCGTGTTCGCCATCTTGCGCGTTCGTGCGTGTCCCATTGGATGAACAGGGAAGAACAAGACATGAAAGGCATGAAAGACATGAAAAATATGAACGCTATGGGTGAGGGAGTCGCCACTGATGGCTGA
- a CDS encoding glycine--tRNA ligase subunit beta, whose product MADFILVLSMEDLPVSVQAWAERRGRDVLSKSVREQGLTYDEIGARATAKRLCLWASGMPCRIDSTATRKYGPSADASAKALNGFLRAYGVNGLEDKERYSFTQSPRGRVISVLVNHPARAVAAMMPHVVEDVLRQFQWKNPMRWGKSAIAWVRPLVALDAFFDGKALSGRMCLGDTSCGRPAMWHHDTPDETPDETPDEMHDDDTLFLPGRDKKVWASWDDYEKALQKQSVFLERGKRKDALKASIDTLLARHAWALSPDEPLLESVAHHAERPFPVLVALDEDALALPPAVSCVVMREQQKIMPLWTQDGALASRAVAVIDGDRGRHCEPIARGYGRVLAARLRDARFFMERDARHGMAFFLEERLPYLAYHQDLGSLRDKSLRMAALVTRLCAMLSMESKDAYQAALYAKADLSSQMVQEFPSLQGIMGGLYITRDKAMTSSISRAITEHYQPQAEEQACPSTKEGMVVALADKIDHLVGFWGVGMKPTASKDPYALRRACLGVIRLCLAISHAHRDDRHTGDSHKRDDTASACASPVSVSVLSLFRQSHTLYQEHAMLKESPLDEEGLLAFVLGRLRPFLQGHVRHTECIDAVLVPVETHETTEATPRPLWHGDMALLCARIHVLDRFLEDDKGALVRQLYRRAERMLSPMVARGAGQAGATSSSPRVSHAIRPSLFAAGAEGAHEQKLHDVYLSMVEQQKRLDGQYGAESLTSLLCGLATLQEPLNAFFDGVKVHCDDKAQRDNRLALVSSVCGLFDSVVDFKALQNRQAPET is encoded by the coding sequence ATGGCTGATTTTATCCTTGTCTTGTCTATGGAAGACCTTCCTGTCTCGGTGCAGGCATGGGCTGAGAGGCGGGGGCGTGATGTGCTGTCAAAGAGTGTGCGCGAACAAGGCCTCACCTATGACGAGATAGGCGCGCGGGCAACAGCAAAACGTCTGTGTTTATGGGCTTCTGGCATGCCATGTCGTATCGACTCCACCGCCACAAGGAAATACGGCCCTTCTGCCGATGCCTCGGCCAAAGCCCTCAACGGATTCTTGCGCGCCTATGGCGTGAACGGATTGGAGGATAAGGAACGCTATTCCTTTACCCAAAGTCCGCGTGGGCGTGTCATCTCTGTCCTTGTCAACCATCCAGCGCGCGCTGTTGCCGCCATGATGCCTCATGTTGTAGAGGATGTCCTTCGACAATTTCAATGGAAGAACCCTATGCGTTGGGGTAAGAGCGCCATCGCATGGGTGCGTCCCCTTGTGGCGTTAGACGCCTTTTTCGATGGCAAGGCGTTGTCTGGCCGCATGTGTCTAGGTGATACATCCTGTGGACGTCCCGCCATGTGGCACCATGACACCCCTGACGAGACGCCTGACGAGACGCCTGACGAGATGCATGACGATGATACTCTGTTTTTGCCAGGACGTGATAAGAAGGTGTGGGCGTCATGGGATGATTACGAGAAGGCGTTACAAAAGCAGTCTGTGTTTTTAGAGAGAGGCAAGAGGAAAGACGCCTTGAAGGCGTCCATTGACACCCTCCTTGCTCGCCATGCGTGGGCGCTCAGTCCTGATGAACCTCTCTTGGAGAGTGTGGCACATCACGCTGAGCGCCCTTTCCCTGTGCTGGTCGCCCTTGATGAAGATGCCTTGGCGTTACCGCCAGCTGTTTCATGTGTCGTGATGAGAGAACAACAAAAGATCATGCCTCTATGGACGCAAGATGGCGCATTGGCATCGCGCGCTGTGGCTGTCATCGATGGCGACAGGGGACGCCATTGTGAGCCTATCGCCCGAGGGTATGGGCGCGTCTTGGCGGCGCGCCTACGGGACGCCCGTTTCTTCATGGAACGCGACGCCCGTCATGGCATGGCGTTCTTTCTAGAGGAACGGCTTCCCTACCTTGCCTATCACCAAGATTTAGGGTCTCTACGGGATAAATCCTTGCGTATGGCGGCATTGGTAACGCGCCTTTGCGCTATGCTCTCTATGGAGAGCAAGGATGCCTATCAAGCCGCCCTTTACGCTAAAGCCGACCTATCATCACAGATGGTGCAGGAATTCCCGTCACTACAAGGCATTATGGGGGGGCTTTACATCACGAGGGACAAGGCGATGACATCGTCCATCAGTCGCGCCATCACAGAACATTATCAGCCACAGGCAGAGGAACAGGCATGCCCCTCAACGAAGGAAGGCATGGTCGTTGCCCTTGCCGACAAAATCGACCATCTCGTAGGATTTTGGGGCGTGGGCATGAAACCAACAGCCTCTAAAGACCCCTATGCCTTGCGCCGCGCATGTCTTGGCGTGATACGTCTTTGCCTTGCCATCAGCCATGCCCACAGAGATGACAGGCATACGGGGGATAGCCACAAGCGCGATGACACAGCGAGTGCCTGTGCCTCTCCCGTGTCTGTTTCTGTGCTCTCTCTCTTCCGTCAGAGCCATACCCTCTATCAAGAACACGCCATGCTCAAAGAGAGCCCTCTGGACGAAGAGGGCTTGCTCGCCTTTGTCTTAGGGCGCTTACGTCCCTTTCTACAGGGACATGTGCGCCACACGGAATGTATCGATGCCGTGCTTGTGCCTGTGGAAACCCATGAGACAACAGAGGCAACGCCACGTCCCCTATGGCATGGCGATATGGCCTTGTTGTGTGCGCGCATTCATGTGTTGGACAGATTTCTCGAAGACGATAAGGGCGCTCTTGTGCGTCAATTATATCGCCGTGCCGAACGTATGCTCTCGCCTATGGTGGCGCGGGGGGCGGGACAGGCTGGTGCGACATCCTCCTCCCCCCGCGTTTCCCATGCCATTCGCCCCTCTCTGTTTGCCGCTGGCGCTGAAGGCGCGCATGAACAGAAGCTCCATGATGTCTATCTGTCTATGGTGGAACAGCAAAAAAGGCTGGATGGGCAGTATGGCGCTGAGTCCTTGACATCTCTCTTGTGTGGGCTTGCTACCTTACAAGAGCCTCTCAACGCTTTTTTCGATGGCGTGAAAGTGCATTGTGACGACAAGGCACAGAGGGATAATCGTCTGGCTCTTGTGTCGTCTGTGTGCGGGCTGTTCGACTCCGTTGTCGATTTCAAGGCGCTCCAGAATCGCCAAGCCCCTGAGACGTGA